The Equus przewalskii isolate Varuska unplaced genomic scaffold, EquPr2 ChrUn-6, whole genome shotgun sequence genome includes a region encoding these proteins:
- the LOC103558906 gene encoding T-cell surface glycoprotein CD1b isoform X1, whose translation MSKVRAPPAAPSTEAGHVDKSMLRLPLTVWALLSLALFSYSGGLGGSLRRWGRQMSQALWFLHILDSFSLDLFNFHCFLFLSPSSFLHTFLILPLSTAFQGPTSFHVIQISSFANSTWAQNQGSGWLDDLQIHGWDSDSGTAIFLKPWSKGNFSDEEVTELEELFRLYLIGFVREVQDRASEFQMEYPFEIQGIAGCELHSGGTTVSFLRGALGGLDFLSIKNESCAPAPEGGSRAQKFCTLISQYQGIADIVRKLLLETCPRYLLGVLDAGKAELQRQVKPEAWLSSGPAPGPGHLLLVCHVSGFYPKPVWVMWMRGEQEQPGTQQGDVLPNADGTWYLRVTLDVAAGEAAGLACRVRHSSLGGQDIILYWGRSTSIGLIVLAIIVPSLILLICFALWFWRRWSYLNIP comes from the exons ATGAGCAAGGTAAGAGCACCTCCGGCAGCTCCCAGCACAGAAGCAGGGCATGTGGATAAAAGTATGCTGCGCTTACCACTAACAGTCTGGGCCCTCCTGTCTCTAGCACTCTTCTCCTATTCAGGAGGTTTGGGAGGGAGCCTGAGGCGCTGGGGAAGGCAAATGTCTCAGGCTCTATGGTTTCTTCATAttctggattctttttctttggatcttttcaattttcattgttttttgttcctttctccttcttcctttctccacaCTTTTCTTATCCTTCCACTATCCACAGCCTTCCAGGGGCCAACTTCTTTCCATGTCATCCAGATCTCATCCTTCGCCAACAGTACCTGGGCACAAAATCAAGGCTCAGGCTGGTTGGATGATTTGCAGATCCATGGCTGGGACAGTGACTCGGGCACTGCCATCTTCCTGAAGCCCTGGTCCAAGGGAAATTTCAGTGATGAGGAGGTGACTGAGCTGGAGGAGCTATTTCGACTCTATCTCATTGGATTTGTTCGGGAAGTGCAGGACCGTGCCAGTGAATTCCAGATGGAAT ACCCCTTTGAGATCCAGGGCATAGCAGGCTGTGAGCTGCATTCTGGGGGGACCACAGTAAGCTTCTTGAGGGGTGCTTTAGGAGGACTGGATTTCCTGAGCATCAAGAATGAATCATGTGCACCTGCCCCAGAGGGTGGCAGCAGGGCGCAGAAGTTTTGTACACTCATCTCTCAGTATCAAGGGATCGCTGATATCGTAAGGAAGCTCCTCTTAGAAACCTGCCCTCGATATCTCTTGGGTGTCCTCGATGCAGGGAAGGCAGAATTGCAGAGGCAAG TGAAGCCCGAGGCCTGGCTGTCCAGTGGCCCCGCTCCTGGGCCTGGCCATCTCCTGCTGGTGTGCCACGTCTCAGGATTCTACCCAAAGCCTGTGTGGGTGATGTGGATGCGGGGTGAGCAGGAACAGCCAGGCACTCAGCAAGGTGATGTCCTGCCCAATGCTGATGGGACGTGGTATCTCCGAGTAACCCTGGATGTGGCAGCCGGGGAAGCAGCTGGCCTGGCTTGCCGAGTGAGGCACAGCAGTCTAGGAGGCCAGGACATCATCCTCTACTGGG GACGTTCCACCTCCATCGGCTTGATAGTTTTGGCAATAATAGTGCCCTCCTTGATCCTTTTGATATGTTTTGCATTATGGTTTTGGAGGCGCTG GTCATATCTGAATATCCCATGA
- the LOC103558906 gene encoding T-cell surface glycoprotein CD1b isoform X2, which produces MLLLPLLLSAVLFPGGDNEQAFQGPTSFHVIQISSFANSTWAQNQGSGWLDDLQIHGWDSDSGTAIFLKPWSKGNFSDEEVTELEELFRLYLIGFVREVQDRASEFQMEYPFEIQGIAGCELHSGGTTVSFLRGALGGLDFLSIKNESCAPAPEGGSRAQKFCTLISQYQGIADIVRKLLLETCPRYLLGVLDAGKAELQRQVKPEAWLSSGPAPGPGHLLLVCHVSGFYPKPVWVMWMRGEQEQPGTQQGDVLPNADGTWYLRVTLDVAAGEAAGLACRVRHSSLGGQDIILYWGRSTSIGLIVLAIIVPSLILLICFALWFWRRWSYLNIP; this is translated from the exons ATGCTGCTTCTGCCACTTCTATTGTCAGCAGTTCTCTTCCCAGGTGGTGACAATGAGCAAG CCTTCCAGGGGCCAACTTCTTTCCATGTCATCCAGATCTCATCCTTCGCCAACAGTACCTGGGCACAAAATCAAGGCTCAGGCTGGTTGGATGATTTGCAGATCCATGGCTGGGACAGTGACTCGGGCACTGCCATCTTCCTGAAGCCCTGGTCCAAGGGAAATTTCAGTGATGAGGAGGTGACTGAGCTGGAGGAGCTATTTCGACTCTATCTCATTGGATTTGTTCGGGAAGTGCAGGACCGTGCCAGTGAATTCCAGATGGAAT ACCCCTTTGAGATCCAGGGCATAGCAGGCTGTGAGCTGCATTCTGGGGGGACCACAGTAAGCTTCTTGAGGGGTGCTTTAGGAGGACTGGATTTCCTGAGCATCAAGAATGAATCATGTGCACCTGCCCCAGAGGGTGGCAGCAGGGCGCAGAAGTTTTGTACACTCATCTCTCAGTATCAAGGGATCGCTGATATCGTAAGGAAGCTCCTCTTAGAAACCTGCCCTCGATATCTCTTGGGTGTCCTCGATGCAGGGAAGGCAGAATTGCAGAGGCAAG TGAAGCCCGAGGCCTGGCTGTCCAGTGGCCCCGCTCCTGGGCCTGGCCATCTCCTGCTGGTGTGCCACGTCTCAGGATTCTACCCAAAGCCTGTGTGGGTGATGTGGATGCGGGGTGAGCAGGAACAGCCAGGCACTCAGCAAGGTGATGTCCTGCCCAATGCTGATGGGACGTGGTATCTCCGAGTAACCCTGGATGTGGCAGCCGGGGAAGCAGCTGGCCTGGCTTGCCGAGTGAGGCACAGCAGTCTAGGAGGCCAGGACATCATCCTCTACTGGG GACGTTCCACCTCCATCGGCTTGATAGTTTTGGCAATAATAGTGCCCTCCTTGATCCTTTTGATATGTTTTGCATTATGGTTTTGGAGGCGCTG GTCATATCTGAATATCCCATGA